A genomic window from Parvularcula sp. LCG005 includes:
- a CDS encoding F0F1 ATP synthase subunit A: MRSLLNDPARVAGPLEQFEIRKIIPLPTDPSALDLSITNSTLWMAIGLGVAVLFLTVATRKLSLIPGGTQSLAEMAYEFIAKMVRDAMGTEGRPYFPFVFTLFLFIFLSNFLGLLPTIPGTPDGFHVFTPTSHIIVTFMLACISVGLVVVIGFIKNGLGFLRLFAPAGVPWWLLFLIVPIEVVSFISRPISLAVRLFANMLAGHIVLKVFAGFAASMITAGGVISIFAFLPMIGIVGVFLLEILVAFLQAFVFAMLTSIYLQDALHPAH, from the coding sequence ATGCGCTCACTGCTCAACGATCCTGCCCGTGTGGCCGGACCGCTCGAGCAGTTCGAGATCCGCAAGATCATTCCCCTGCCAACGGATCCGAGCGCCCTTGACCTGTCGATCACCAACTCCACCCTGTGGATGGCCATCGGCCTTGGTGTTGCCGTGCTGTTTCTGACCGTGGCGACGCGCAAGCTCTCCCTGATTCCCGGCGGGACCCAGTCGCTGGCCGAGATGGCCTACGAGTTCATCGCCAAGATGGTCCGTGACGCCATGGGGACCGAAGGGCGGCCGTACTTCCCCTTCGTCTTCACGCTGTTCCTGTTCATTTTCCTGTCCAACTTCCTCGGACTGCTGCCAACCATTCCAGGCACGCCTGACGGCTTTCACGTTTTCACGCCCACCAGCCACATCATCGTGACCTTCATGCTGGCCTGTATCTCGGTCGGGCTTGTAGTGGTCATCGGCTTTATCAAGAATGGCCTTGGCTTCCTGCGCCTTTTCGCCCCTGCCGGTGTGCCGTGGTGGCTGTTGTTTCTGATCGTGCCGATTGAGGTCGTGTCGTTCATCTCGCGCCCGATCAGCCTTGCTGTCCGACTGTTCGCCAACATGCTGGCCGGGCACATCGTCCTGAAAGTGTTTGCCGGTTTTGCGGCGAGCATGATCACCGCCGGCGGCGTGATTTCGATCTTCGCCTTCCTGCCCATGATCGGCATTGTCGGCGTCTTCCTTCTGGAAATTCTCGTGGCATTTCTGCAAGCATTCGTGTTTGCGATGCTGACCTCAATCTATCTTCAGGATGCGCTGCACCCAGCCCACTAG
- a CDS encoding MmcQ/YjbR family DNA-binding protein, whose amino-acid sequence MDQKGFNAFCDALPTTTYVCQWGGADVWKVVDKVFAMGRDNGDLFAITFKVTPEQFALMADEPGLRGAPYLASRGMSWIQHYARPGLADDELKAYIAASHRLVAAGLSQKKQRAMGLLP is encoded by the coding sequence ATGGATCAGAAGGGCTTCAACGCATTCTGCGACGCCCTCCCCACCACGACCTATGTCTGCCAATGGGGCGGTGCCGATGTGTGGAAGGTCGTGGACAAGGTTTTTGCCATGGGCCGCGACAATGGCGATCTGTTCGCCATCACCTTCAAGGTCACTCCAGAGCAGTTTGCCCTGATGGCCGATGAGCCTGGCCTTCGCGGTGCGCCCTATCTCGCCTCGCGCGGGATGAGCTGGATCCAGCACTATGCCCGACCCGGCCTCGCAGACGACGAACTAAAGGCCTATATCGCCGCGTCCCATCGTCTCGTGGCCGCCGGGCTCAGCCAGAAAAAACAACGGGCGATGGGCCTTCTCCCATGA
- the smc gene encoding chromosome segregation protein SMC: MDFQKLRLTGFKSFVEPTDFEIRPGLTGIVGPNGCGKSNLLEGLRWVMGATSAKALRAGGMEDVIFSGTGTPDRPGRPGRSWAEVSLEISNEDRTAPAEYNEHPTLEVSRRITKKADGTSSTYRINGKEVRAKDVQLLFADAATGANSPALVRQGQVSDLINAKPENRRKFLEEAAGVTGLYQRRHEAELRLKAASTNLERLDDVTGELESQRQVLSRQARQATRYRNIAGHLKKAEALLAYGRWKEAADAVTASEENLKTVLADLEQAVRAAASTNAEREKQHDLVEPLRQKEAEAAAALHRLEVEQQNYDREVARAKADLERLVQTKERLERELAREKDLGSDAAQALEALATEETQLNDRAASEKQRLDDAEREVNAAQERLNGAEAEAEKAQSVLAQAEAERRALTSAAERARQGVARLQGDLQRAEQEKASFEAQGSKSEEIAQKEARLAEVTAAAETAAAALERATADRRRAEEALEGARAPRDAAMAEVNGIQAEVDTLRRILAASEPKGRAILEDISVDEGFEGALAAALDDGLEAGDDAEADQHWSPLGAEEMMAQALPSGAQSLAGHVRAPALLSRRLKMIGVVTAEEGAALAAGLAPGQRLVSREGDLWRWDGYVAKAGAKTAAALRLEQKRQLAAREADLEAAFERRDAAEQALGTHKADLVTATAQVAEARKMNDEARQAAITLERDINRLSAEEQKRQSRSEAISARVADVQERLTIAEAEANEATGKLEGLPDLSRLQDALATARRDRDDARNQNGRARGIRADLRREADARLARLRQIAEQRDGWIKRKETASERTQMVVQTHEETVAALAKAERVPAELEERRETLAETLAAAESRRRHAADQLAGVQSSLVDAERAARTASEAASLARETKARVEAQAEAARERLTLAVERTQEVQEGDPKDLLVLAEHGADDALPDHDSLESKINKLKAEREALGGVNLCADQEMEEIDGRLSEIATEREDCEAAIAKLRGAIGGLNRDGRQRLLDAFDTVNSNFQRLFVELFGGGQAELRLVDSDDPLEAGLEIFASPPGKKLSSMSLMSGGEQALTATALIFAVFKSNPAPVCVLDEIDAPLDDANTDRFCAMLARMAQETNTRFIAITHHPLTMSRMDRLYGVTMIERGVSQLVSVDLAEAEKLAA, translated from the coding sequence ATGGACTTTCAGAAACTGCGGCTGACAGGATTCAAATCCTTCGTTGAACCGACCGATTTTGAGATCCGTCCCGGCCTGACCGGCATTGTCGGGCCGAATGGCTGCGGGAAGTCCAACCTTCTTGAAGGCCTGCGCTGGGTGATGGGTGCGACCTCTGCCAAGGCGTTGCGCGCCGGCGGGATGGAAGACGTCATCTTCTCCGGCACTGGCACACCGGACCGCCCCGGCCGTCCGGGCCGCAGCTGGGCAGAGGTGTCGCTTGAGATCAGCAATGAAGACCGTACGGCCCCGGCCGAATATAACGAGCATCCAACGCTCGAGGTCTCCCGCCGGATCACCAAGAAAGCAGATGGCACTTCTTCCACTTACCGGATCAACGGCAAGGAAGTGCGCGCCAAGGATGTCCAACTACTTTTCGCCGATGCGGCAACCGGCGCCAACTCCCCGGCCCTCGTCCGCCAGGGGCAGGTCTCGGACCTGATAAACGCCAAGCCGGAGAACCGGCGGAAATTCCTCGAAGAGGCGGCGGGCGTTACCGGCCTCTATCAGCGTCGGCATGAGGCGGAGCTGCGGCTTAAGGCGGCGTCCACCAATCTTGAACGGCTTGATGATGTGACGGGCGAGCTTGAATCCCAGCGGCAGGTCCTGTCGCGGCAGGCGCGCCAGGCGACGCGCTATCGCAATATTGCCGGCCACCTGAAAAAGGCGGAGGCGCTGCTGGCCTATGGTCGCTGGAAGGAAGCCGCCGACGCCGTTACCGCGTCCGAAGAAAACCTGAAGACTGTGCTTGCGGATCTGGAGCAGGCGGTGCGCGCCGCGGCCTCCACCAACGCTGAGCGGGAAAAACAGCACGACCTTGTCGAGCCCCTGCGCCAGAAAGAGGCAGAGGCCGCGGCGGCTCTGCACCGCCTTGAGGTTGAACAACAGAACTATGATCGCGAGGTCGCGCGTGCCAAAGCGGATCTTGAACGGCTTGTTCAGACCAAGGAGCGCCTTGAGCGCGAGCTGGCCCGCGAAAAGGATCTGGGCAGCGACGCCGCCCAGGCTCTTGAAGCGCTGGCCACGGAAGAAACGCAGCTCAACGATCGGGCAGCATCTGAAAAACAACGGCTCGATGATGCCGAGCGTGAGGTCAATGCTGCACAGGAACGGCTGAACGGCGCCGAGGCAGAAGCCGAGAAGGCCCAGTCTGTGCTGGCGCAGGCCGAGGCTGAGCGTCGGGCACTGACGTCGGCTGCGGAACGTGCCCGTCAGGGTGTGGCGCGGCTGCAGGGCGATCTTCAGCGGGCGGAGCAGGAAAAAGCGTCTTTTGAGGCGCAAGGCTCCAAGTCCGAAGAGATCGCGCAGAAAGAAGCGCGCCTTGCCGAGGTCACGGCTGCGGCAGAAACAGCCGCCGCTGCTCTTGAGCGCGCAACCGCGGACCGTCGCCGTGCCGAAGAGGCTCTTGAGGGCGCCCGCGCGCCGCGCGATGCGGCCATGGCCGAGGTCAATGGCATTCAGGCCGAAGTTGATACCCTGCGCCGAATTCTTGCCGCCTCAGAACCAAAGGGCCGTGCAATCCTCGAGGATATCTCCGTGGACGAAGGGTTCGAGGGTGCCCTCGCCGCGGCTCTTGATGACGGGCTTGAGGCCGGTGACGATGCCGAGGCCGATCAGCACTGGTCGCCTCTCGGTGCCGAAGAAATGATGGCGCAGGCACTGCCTTCCGGCGCGCAATCCCTTGCCGGTCATGTTCGGGCACCCGCCCTCCTGTCGCGCAGACTGAAAATGATCGGTGTCGTGACGGCTGAAGAAGGCGCAGCGCTGGCCGCCGGATTGGCCCCTGGACAGCGTCTGGTGTCTCGCGAAGGCGACCTGTGGCGCTGGGACGGCTACGTCGCCAAGGCGGGCGCCAAGACTGCCGCCGCCCTGCGCCTCGAACAGAAGCGCCAGCTGGCCGCGCGCGAAGCCGATCTGGAAGCAGCGTTTGAACGCCGCGATGCCGCCGAACAGGCGCTGGGCACGCACAAGGCGGATCTGGTGACCGCGACCGCGCAGGTGGCCGAAGCGCGCAAGATGAATGACGAGGCTCGCCAGGCCGCCATCACGCTTGAGCGGGATATTAACCGTCTGTCCGCTGAGGAACAGAAGCGTCAGAGCCGCAGCGAAGCGATCAGCGCGCGCGTGGCGGATGTGCAGGAACGGCTGACCATCGCCGAGGCAGAAGCAAATGAGGCGACAGGCAAACTCGAGGGGCTGCCAGACCTGTCGCGCCTGCAGGACGCTCTGGCTACGGCACGCCGCGACCGCGACGACGCCCGCAACCAGAATGGCCGCGCCCGCGGCATTCGCGCTGACCTGCGCCGAGAGGCAGACGCCCGGCTTGCGCGCCTGCGCCAGATTGCCGAGCAGCGCGATGGATGGATCAAGCGCAAGGAAACGGCTTCTGAGCGCACCCAGATGGTCGTTCAGACCCATGAGGAGACGGTCGCGGCGCTCGCCAAGGCAGAACGTGTGCCTGCAGAGCTCGAGGAACGTCGCGAGACGCTCGCCGAAACCCTTGCCGCCGCGGAGAGCCGCCGGCGTCATGCGGCCGATCAGCTGGCCGGGGTACAGTCGAGCCTCGTGGACGCTGAACGCGCCGCGCGGACGGCGAGCGAAGCCGCAAGCCTGGCGCGCGAGACAAAAGCGCGTGTTGAAGCCCAGGCTGAAGCGGCCCGTGAACGTCTGACCCTTGCCGTTGAGCGAACGCAGGAAGTGCAGGAGGGTGATCCGAAAGACTTGCTGGTTCTTGCCGAACACGGCGCTGATGACGCCCTGCCCGACCATGACAGCCTTGAGTCCAAGATCAACAAGCTGAAGGCCGAACGCGAAGCGCTGGGCGGCGTTAATCTGTGCGCGGATCAGGAAATGGAAGAGATTGACGGTCGTCTCTCCGAAATCGCCACCGAGCGGGAAGACTGCGAAGCGGCGATCGCCAAGCTGCGCGGTGCCATTGGCGGGCTGAACCGGGACGGTCGCCAGCGTCTGCTCGATGCCTTTGACACTGTAAACAGCAACTTCCAGCGCCTGTTTGTTGAGCTGTTTGGCGGCGGTCAGGCCGAGCTGCGCCTGGTCGACAGTGACGACCCGCTTGAGGCCGGTTTGGAGATCTTCGCCTCACCGCCGGGCAAAAAGCTCTCCTCCATGTCGCTCATGTCAGGGGGTGAGCAGGCACTGACCGCCACCGCGCTGATTTTTGCCGTCTTCAAATCGAACCCGGCGCCTGTCTGTGTCCTCGACGAGATTGATGCGCCCCTCGATGATGCCAACACGGACCGCTTCTGTGCCATGCTGGCCCGCATGGCGCAGGAGACGAACACGCGCTTCATCGCCATTACCCACCACCCGTTGACCATGTCGCGCATGGACCGGCTGTATGGCGTGACAATGATCGAACGCGGCGTCAGCCAGCTGGTCAGTGTCGATCTTGCCGAGGCGGAAAAACTGGCAGCCTGA
- a CDS encoding PQQ-dependent sugar dehydrogenase: MSFFRRLAIATILSATSGTTAVAGTLILDQTTLQRDAGRVSGLLGSPTGNANHLLVVEQEFNTFGKGGVRIYDRSTGTFAAQPFLSVDLGAGVMPFNNGVQSVAFAPDYATSGLVYVSYVDNASTHHVVEFTVDNPLTDLSVNPSSAREILTLPQPDGSTGSGHYGAWLGFSPADGHLYVTTGDRETVLADGLTQDPANSLLGAVLRIDPTGDAYPDDPTRNYSIPVDNPFVGEDGLDEIYAYGFRNPFTATVDASGTLLVADVGEANFEEINVLVAGGNYGWPVREGLQATGQTVDLSTIGTLTDPLYAYGHGDGPFDGVAVIAGPAYEDGPLDALEGQFIFADFTRKVFAFDLDASGAPDVSLLELLYTDGSFDQLLSIVAFGRTSDGTLFIGDNWGRIYEVVDAIMDTVPLPPAAILFISGAFGLVYCRRRA, from the coding sequence ATGTCGTTCTTCCGCCGTCTGGCTATCGCCACCATTCTCTCTGCGACCAGCGGTACCACCGCTGTCGCCGGGACGTTGATCCTTGACCAGACGACATTGCAACGGGATGCCGGCCGCGTCTCGGGCCTTCTGGGGTCGCCAACAGGCAATGCAAACCACCTCCTCGTCGTTGAGCAGGAGTTCAACACGTTCGGCAAAGGCGGTGTCCGTATCTATGATCGGAGCACCGGGACCTTCGCCGCCCAGCCGTTTCTCAGCGTCGATCTGGGCGCGGGCGTCATGCCGTTTAATAATGGCGTGCAGTCGGTCGCCTTTGCCCCGGACTATGCAACCTCGGGCCTCGTCTATGTCAGTTATGTGGACAACGCCTCGACCCATCACGTGGTCGAGTTCACCGTCGACAATCCGCTGACGGACCTGTCGGTCAATCCTTCAAGCGCAAGAGAGATCCTGACCCTGCCGCAACCGGATGGTTCGACAGGGTCAGGGCATTATGGCGCGTGGCTCGGTTTCAGTCCTGCAGACGGTCATCTTTACGTCACCACGGGCGATCGCGAGACGGTCCTTGCCGATGGTCTGACCCAGGACCCGGCCAACAGCCTCCTGGGCGCTGTCCTGCGCATTGACCCCACGGGCGATGCCTATCCCGATGATCCGACCCGGAACTATTCGATCCCGGTGGACAATCCATTCGTTGGCGAGGACGGGCTGGATGAAATTTATGCCTATGGCTTTCGCAACCCGTTCACGGCGACAGTCGATGCCTCCGGCACCCTGCTGGTCGCCGACGTGGGCGAAGCAAATTTTGAAGAGATCAACGTCCTTGTCGCGGGCGGCAATTATGGCTGGCCGGTCCGCGAGGGGCTGCAGGCGACCGGACAGACCGTGGACCTGAGCACCATCGGCACCCTGACAGACCCGCTCTATGCCTATGGGCATGGCGACGGTCCGTTCGACGGTGTCGCCGTGATCGCAGGCCCTGCCTATGAAGACGGTCCGCTGGATGCGCTTGAAGGGCAGTTCATTTTCGCGGATTTCACCAGGAAGGTCTTTGCCTTCGATCTCGACGCCTCCGGCGCGCCGGATGTGTCGCTGCTCGAGCTTCTTTACACGGATGGCAGCTTTGACCAGCTGCTCAGTATCGTCGCGTTCGGCCGGACGAGCGATGGCACGCTGTTCATTGGCGACAATTGGGGTCGCATCTATGAAGTGGTGGATGCGATCATGGATACGGTGCCCCTGCCGCCAGCCGCCATTCTGTTTATCAGCGGCGCCTTTGGGCTTGTCTACTGCCGTCGTCGCGCCTGA
- a CDS encoding SURF1 family protein: MNPFRRPVLSVCVALGVVFLVSLGVWQLYRLSWKLDLIAQTEARVSQSPVSLQTVPLSTTAEIDAARYRPVVLNGSFGAVPSVRVVGTLGGVSGYYVFSTFTLSDPEAEPNAILVNRGFVSMDEATPNGLYGEEGEPVELTGLVRTYETGGGLAGALAPPDDLTKGLFYQRRKASFETYFDQDLPPVYIDRLDHAGRADIPRGGTTRLDFNNRHFSYALTWFGLALTLIGVYIVMLRSNRKRQTD, translated from the coding sequence GTGAACCCGTTCCGTCGGCCGGTTCTGTCTGTCTGTGTCGCGTTGGGTGTCGTCTTCCTCGTCAGCCTCGGCGTCTGGCAGCTTTATCGGCTGTCGTGGAAGCTTGATCTTATCGCGCAAACCGAAGCGCGGGTCAGCCAGAGCCCTGTCAGCCTACAAACCGTACCCCTCTCAACGACGGCGGAGATTGACGCTGCGCGCTATCGGCCGGTGGTGCTCAACGGATCTTTTGGAGCAGTGCCTTCAGTGCGCGTGGTCGGCACTCTTGGCGGCGTCTCGGGCTATTACGTTTTCTCGACCTTCACCCTGTCGGATCCTGAAGCGGAGCCGAACGCCATTTTGGTCAATCGCGGCTTCGTCTCCATGGATGAGGCAACGCCCAACGGGCTCTACGGAGAGGAAGGCGAGCCGGTCGAGCTGACCGGTCTGGTACGGACCTATGAAACGGGCGGGGGGCTTGCGGGCGCTCTTGCGCCTCCGGATGATCTGACCAAGGGCCTTTTCTATCAGCGGCGAAAGGCTTCCTTTGAGACCTATTTCGATCAGGACCTGCCCCCTGTTTATATTGATCGCCTGGACCATGCCGGCCGTGCCGATATCCCTCGCGGGGGGACGACCCGGCTTGATTTCAACAACCGGCATTTCAGCTATGCCCTGACCTGGTTCGGGCTCGCGCTCACCCTGATTGGCGTTTACATCGTCATGCTCCGCTCAAACCGTAAACGACAGACGGATTAG
- a CDS encoding F0F1 ATP synthase subunit C produces MDAEAAKYIGAGLAVLPLLGVGLGLGILFGNYMQGAFRNPSATAGLSGTFYIAFALTEATGLFALVVAVLILFS; encoded by the coding sequence ATGGACGCGGAAGCAGCGAAATATATTGGTGCCGGCCTGGCCGTTCTGCCCCTTCTGGGCGTTGGCCTTGGCCTCGGTATCCTGTTCGGGAACTACATGCAGGGTGCCTTCCGGAACCCATCAGCAACGGCTGGCCTGTCCGGCACGTTCTACATCGCCTTCGCCCTGACAGAAGCCACGGGCCTCTTCGCCCTGGTCGTCGCGGTTCTGATCCTCTTCTCGTAA
- a CDS encoding BCCT family transporter, with protein MAFTSSCSAQTVNDRRIRRFIPHLLVGIIACLSIAAPQQAAGFVQGLSGQFLVTFDWLTLAIATGAVLFFAGVALSPIGNRRLGGPEARPEFHLVTWLAMLFAAGMGAGLVFWGAAEPLMHTLTPPPDGPSAGTAAARHDALAITQFHWSIHAWSIYAVAALAIGMNVTPDRPPLPSAPFTQLRSRGRRLIDWIAVLAVIFGIVASLGQGILQMGTGTQRLTGWGADHPIVIQLTLLGTLTIAYVLSASQGLRRGIAVLSNINMAIAVGLAVFVLAAGPTADILRTLVESLMAYGEDFISLSTSLRAPEAAREWTRDWSLTYFLWWVAWTPFVGVFIARISRGRTVRTFMTGVVLVPSVVTLIWFAVFGGTALSLSASGADLGVTDFRTAQAATYAVLSHLPWPLLTQTIALLLVFVFVLTSADSGAYVLAMFSSAREEPPVAERIFWGLVLAAVTAGALLSAQGQNATRALAVSGSIPLAFLLCAQAIAVLAQMIRRDDGSRQAQRRR; from the coding sequence TTGGCGTTTACATCGTCATGCTCCGCTCAAACCGTAAACGACAGACGGATTAGACGCTTCATCCCTCATCTCCTTGTCGGGATCATTGCGTGTCTCAGCATCGCAGCCCCCCAACAGGCGGCCGGTTTCGTGCAGGGGCTCTCTGGCCAGTTTCTGGTGACGTTTGACTGGCTGACCCTCGCCATCGCAACGGGGGCAGTCCTGTTCTTTGCAGGCGTGGCGCTCAGTCCGATCGGCAACAGGCGTCTTGGCGGTCCAGAGGCGCGCCCCGAGTTTCATCTGGTCACATGGCTGGCCATGCTGTTCGCAGCCGGGATGGGCGCTGGCCTCGTTTTCTGGGGCGCGGCCGAGCCGCTGATGCACACGCTGACGCCACCACCGGACGGTCCGTCGGCAGGCACAGCCGCTGCGCGCCATGACGCGCTCGCTATCACGCAATTTCACTGGTCGATCCACGCATGGTCCATTTACGCTGTCGCCGCACTGGCGATCGGCATGAACGTCACACCCGACCGGCCGCCGCTCCCCAGCGCCCCGTTCACTCAGCTGCGATCCCGCGGTCGTCGCCTGATCGACTGGATCGCCGTGCTCGCGGTCATATTCGGCATCGTCGCCAGCCTGGGGCAGGGAATATTGCAGATGGGCACCGGCACGCAGCGCCTGACAGGATGGGGAGCGGACCATCCGATTGTCATCCAACTCACCCTGTTGGGCACACTGACCATCGCCTATGTCCTCTCCGCCTCGCAGGGGCTGCGTCGGGGGATTGCGGTCCTCTCCAATATCAACATGGCGATCGCGGTGGGCCTTGCGGTCTTTGTGCTGGCCGCTGGTCCGACCGCCGACATCCTGCGCACCCTGGTGGAGAGCCTCATGGCCTATGGCGAGGATTTCATCTCTCTCTCCACCTCGCTCCGCGCCCCGGAGGCAGCGCGAGAATGGACGCGGGACTGGTCCCTGACCTATTTCCTCTGGTGGGTGGCGTGGACGCCGTTCGTGGGCGTGTTCATTGCGCGGATCAGCCGGGGCAGGACCGTCAGGACCTTCATGACGGGTGTTGTGCTGGTCCCGTCGGTGGTGACACTGATCTGGTTCGCGGTGTTCGGCGGGACCGCCCTGTCATTGAGCGCGAGCGGCGCTGACCTTGGCGTGACCGATTTCCGGACGGCGCAGGCGGCGACCTACGCCGTGCTCTCTCACCTGCCATGGCCATTGCTCACACAGACCATCGCGCTTCTTCTCGTGTTTGTCTTCGTGCTGACGAGCGCCGATAGCGGCGCCTATGTGCTGGCCATGTTTTCGTCAGCGCGCGAGGAGCCTCCCGTGGCCGAGCGTATTTTCTGGGGGCTGGTCCTGGCCGCCGTTACGGCAGGCGCGCTGCTATCGGCGCAGGGGCAGAATGCCACCCGCGCCCTGGCGGTCAGCGGGTCCATACCACTGGCCTTTCTGCTTTGCGCGCAGGCCATCGCCGTCCTGGCGCAGATGATCAGGCGCGACGACGGCAGTAGACAAGCCCAAAGGCGCCGCTGA
- a CDS encoding F0F1 ATP synthase subunit B yields the protein MRVTTSDMLEFFVQDDDHNDTYGELTGGQSVAEEIIDVPADEYGSILMDSNLWVLIGFLIVIGIMQWQKVPSMLGGMLKRRATEISDQLDEARSLREEAQKLLADYQKRQREAEDEAASIIEQAKEDAKNMAKEARAKLDEQLTRRKKAATDRIARAEAQAINEMRAKTADLAIAAAREIIASRVDERAQTALIDKSIADVRGRLN from the coding sequence ATGCGCGTCACTACATCTGACATGCTGGAATTTTTCGTCCAGGACGACGACCACAACGACACCTATGGTGAGTTGACCGGCGGCCAGAGTGTCGCCGAGGAAATCATCGACGTGCCCGCCGATGAGTACGGCTCGATCCTCATGGACAGCAATCTCTGGGTCCTGATCGGCTTCCTCATCGTTATCGGTATCATGCAGTGGCAAAAAGTGCCGAGCATGCTCGGCGGGATGCTGAAGCGTCGGGCGACCGAGATCAGCGACCAGCTGGATGAAGCCCGCTCCCTGCGCGAAGAGGCGCAGAAGCTGCTCGCCGACTACCAGAAGCGTCAGCGCGAAGCCGAAGATGAAGCCGCAAGCATCATCGAGCAGGCCAAGGAAGACGCCAAGAACATGGCCAAAGAGGCCCGCGCCAAGCTGGACGAACAGCTGACCCGCCGCAAAAAAGCCGCGACCGATCGCATTGCTCGCGCAGAGGCCCAAGCCATCAACGAGATGCGCGCCAAGACGGCGGATCTCGCCATCGCCGCAGCGCGTGAGATCATCGCCAGCCGTGTGGATGAACGCGCGCAGACCGCGCTGATCGACAAGTCCATCGCTGATGTTCGCGGTCGGCTGAATTAA
- a CDS encoding DUF983 domain-containing protein, with amino-acid sequence MSEDYYPPLSASQTGLAGKCPRCGRGALFEGYLGLKDHCPSCGLDYSTADSGDGPAVFVMFITGFVGVAVAFILRFGFDAPIVVAFGVSILLIALLTAAILRPMKGVLVALQYKNKAQEGRLE; translated from the coding sequence ATGAGTGAAGACTATTATCCTCCATTAAGCGCGAGCCAGACGGGTCTGGCCGGGAAATGCCCTCGCTGCGGTCGCGGTGCGCTTTTTGAAGGATATCTCGGTCTGAAAGATCACTGCCCCTCTTGCGGACTTGACTATTCGACCGCCGATTCCGGAGACGGACCGGCGGTCTTTGTCATGTTCATTACCGGTTTCGTCGGGGTCGCCGTCGCCTTTATCCTGCGGTTCGGTTTTGATGCGCCGATCGTCGTCGCGTTCGGTGTCTCCATCCTGCTGATCGCGCTTCTGACCGCAGCCATCCTCCGCCCCATGAAAGGGGTGCTGGTGGCGCTGCAGTACAAGAACAAGGCGCAGGAAGGGCGGCTGGAGTGA
- a CDS encoding cytochrome c oxidase subunit 3, protein MAGDVKHDYHLVNPSPWPLVGSMTAMVMMLGLIVWRYSETKLFGMSGPWLFIAGLGGVLFTMAGWWRDVAAESIRGENTSTVVRIGLRYGMVLFILSEVMFFVAWFWAFFAASLYPDAADPIFLANGQQMLNVEGLPAYLQNDAKFHALGGEWPPVGVEPLSPWALPLVNTLILLLSGTTVTWAHHAITVGDKKGFVWGLVSTIALGVVFSIFQAVEYYEAIAGGLFSFSGGNIYGSSFFMATGFHGFHVIVGTLFLIVCLFRGLAGQFTADRHFGFEAAAWYWHFVDVVWLFLFAMIYILGNQGMLS, encoded by the coding sequence ATGGCCGGCGACGTCAAACACGACTACCACCTCGTAAACCCTAGCCCATGGCCTCTGGTCGGCTCGATGACCGCTATGGTCATGATGCTGGGCTTGATTGTCTGGCGGTATTCCGAAACCAAATTGTTTGGTATGTCAGGGCCGTGGCTGTTTATCGCCGGTCTTGGCGGTGTGCTGTTCACGATGGCTGGCTGGTGGCGTGATGTCGCAGCCGAATCAATTCGCGGTGAGAATACGAGCACCGTGGTCCGGATTGGCCTGCGCTACGGGATGGTGCTGTTCATCCTGTCCGAGGTCATGTTCTTCGTTGCCTGGTTCTGGGCGTTCTTTGCCGCTTCTCTGTACCCGGACGCGGCTGACCCGATTTTCCTCGCCAATGGCCAGCAGATGCTGAATGTGGAAGGCCTGCCCGCCTATCTGCAGAATGATGCAAAATTCCACGCCCTGGGCGGGGAGTGGCCACCGGTCGGCGTTGAACCGCTGAGCCCATGGGCCCTGCCGCTCGTCAATACACTGATCCTCCTTCTGTCGGGCACGACCGTGACCTGGGCGCACCATGCCATCACTGTCGGCGACAAGAAGGGTTTTGTCTGGGGCCTCGTCTCGACCATCGCGCTGGGCGTTGTCTTTTCGATCTTCCAAGCCGTTGAATATTACGAAGCCATCGCTGGCGGTCTGTTCAGCTTCTCGGGCGGCAACATCTACGGTTCGTCCTTCTTCATGGCGACCGGTTTCCACGGCTTCCACGTGATTGTCGGGACGCTTTTCCTGATCGTCTGTCTTTTCCGCGGCCTCGCCGGTCAGTTCACTGCTGATCGTCACTTCGGTTTCGAAGCGGCGGCCTGGTACTGGCACTTCGTTGACGTGGTCTGGCTGTTCCTGTTCGCCATGATCTACATCCTGGGTAACCAGGGCATGCTCAGCTAA
- a CDS encoding AtpZ/AtpI family protein, whose amino-acid sequence MTDDDPSRHDDATEDFDERLKRGRQRAGLDPKDEVSAGQGAGEGLRIAIEFVVSTVVGATIGFFIGKLAGNHAVGLIIGLLIGFAAGMRGIWREVKKSSGS is encoded by the coding sequence ATGACTGACGACGACCCTTCCCGGCATGATGATGCCACCGAAGACTTCGACGAACGTCTGAAACGCGGCCGTCAGAGAGCGGGTCTTGACCCGAAGGACGAGGTTAGCGCTGGCCAGGGAGCGGGCGAAGGTCTACGCATCGCGATCGAGTTTGTCGTCAGTACCGTCGTCGGGGCCACTATCGGTTTCTTCATCGGAAAACTGGCTGGCAATCATGCAGTGGGATTGATTATCGGGCTTTTGATCGGCTTTGCCGCAGGGATGCGAGGCATCTGGCGGGAAGTGAAAAAAAGTTCGGGATCGTAA